In a genomic window of Gossypium arboreum isolate Shixiya-1 chromosome 9, ASM2569848v2, whole genome shotgun sequence:
- the LOC108465370 gene encoding uncharacterized protein LOC108465370, with translation MANNTDILSLRSVLEKDKLNGLNFLDWFSANASKADNVAYKKHFDHMLDIGCLMLATITPKLQKQYEDMIAYDMIQQLKELYKGKTRQERYETFKALFQCKMVEGSPVGTHVLKMIGYIESLEKLGFPLGVELATDVILQLLPDSFSQFVLNFSLNKINKTLPQLLNML, from the exons ATGGCAAACAATACAGACATTTTATCATTGCGATCTGTCCTTGAGAAGGACAAGTTGAATGGCTTGAACTTCCTTGACTGGTTCT CAGCTAATGCCTCTAAAGCTGACAATGTTGCTTATAAGAAGCATTTTGATCACATGTTAGACATAGGATGTCTAATGCTTGCCACCATAACTCCTAAGCTTCAAAAGCAATATGAGGATATGATTGCCTATGATATGATCCAACAACTCAAGGAATTATATAAAGGGAAAACACGTCAAGAGAGGTACGAGACCTTTAAAGCtctatttcaatgcaaaatggtAGAGGGATCTCCTGTGGGAACTCATGTTCTAAAGATGATAGGCTATATTGAAAGCCTTGAAAAACTAGGATTCCCTTTAGGTGTGGAGTTGGCCACCGATGTTATCCTACAATTGTTGCCAGATAGTTTTAGCCAATTTGTCCTTAATTTCAGCTTGAATAAGATTAATAAGACTTTGCCACAATTACTCAACATGTTATGA